In Microbulbifer agarilyticus, the DNA window ATCCTTTTTTGATTCAAAGATCCTGGCGTGAAAATTTGGGCCTACCGGAGTTGCTAGTTGCGGGAACTGAACGCGTTCTGCTCTATGTCGATGATTGCCCAGATACCGCCGCTGAACGCGGGATTTTTGCGTAGTGCTTCAAGATCGCCAGGTGTCGGCGGTACGTCACCGGCAGCGTGCAAGTCATCGAGCCGCGCAACGATGGTCTCCGCCATTTTCTGCAGCGTGAGTTCCAGAGTGTCACCGTGGCAATGGCAGTGGGGCAGATCTGGCGCGATGGCGCCGTAGCCGGCAAATTCGATATTGTGTACCACAACCGGGTAACGCATGGGCTTTCTCGTTTCAGTTAGCTTTTATCCCATCAAGCGTAGACCCAATTATTCGGAATCGAGCAAATTTCTCTGCAAAGAAAATAAATGTGCGACGTGTGTAAAAAATCTGAGAAAGCTAGCGAGGAATTCGCCCAAGTAGGGCGCGACGAGAAAAGATCATTTCCCGGTAGGTTTGCTGTAGAGAATGATCGGGTAAATGATCCGCGCTTTGCATGTCCTGCAATTGGCGCGACAGCCAGGTAATTTCAACTTGCAGGCGCTGACGCAAATGCCTGGTTTCTGTTTCGTTGACGTTTACATGGGTATTGCGGAAATTAGTCATGGCTTACCCTGCGGTTCAACCCAATGGATGGAACCGGCCACGACGATGTCAGAAATTAAGTCAAAGACGCTTAAAACAACAGCTGTGGCCGAGATACATCTTTAAGCCTAGACCAAGATGAAGGGCTTCACCGTAAGGGGAGGGTTGACGGGGCTATTTGCCCCGCCAACAGGGCAGAAACAAAGTAATTATTCGCCCAGCAACAGGGATTTCCAAGCAAAGGACTTGTCGCCAATCACGTAGAAGAACGGATTCAACAGCTC includes these proteins:
- a CDS encoding type II toxin-antitoxin system HicB family antitoxin; this encodes MRYPVVVHNIEFAGYGAIAPDLPHCHCHGDTLELTLQKMAETIVARLDDLHAAGDVPPTPGDLEALRKNPAFSGGIWAIIDIEQNAFSSRN